In the Pan paniscus chromosome 8, NHGRI_mPanPan1-v2.0_pri, whole genome shotgun sequence genome, one interval contains:
- the LOC117977099 gene encoding 14-3-3 protein zeta/delta, translating into MDKNELVQKAKLAEQAERYDDMAACMKSVTEQGAELSNEERNLLSVAYKNVVGAHRSSWRVISSIEQKTEGAEKKQQMAREYREKIETELRDICSDVLSLLEKFLIPSASQAESKVFYLKMKGDYYRYLAEVAAGDDKKGIVDQSQQAYQEAFEISKKEMQPTHPIRLGLALNFSVFYYEILNSPEKACSLAKTAFDEAIAELDTLSEESYKDSTLIMQLLRDNLTLWTSDTQVDEGEAGEGVEN; encoded by the coding sequence ATGGATAAAAATGAGCTGGTTCAGAAGGCCAAACTTGCCGAGCAGGCTGAGCGATATGATGACATGGCAGCCTGCATGAAGTCTGTAACTGAGCAAGGAGCTGAATTATCCAATGAGGAAAGGAATCTCCTCTCAGTTGCTTATAAAAATGTTGTAGGAGCCCATAGGTCATCTTGGAGGGTCATCTCAAGTATTGAACAAAAGACGGAAGGAGCTGAGAAAAAACAGCAGATGGCTCGCGAATACAGAGAGAAAATTGAGACAGAGCTAAGAGATATCTGCAGTGATGTACTGTCTCTTTTGGAAAAGTTCTTGATCCCCAGTGCTTCACAAGCAGAGAGCAAAGTCttctatttgaaaatgaaaggagATTACTACCGTTACTTGGCTGAGGTTGCTGCTGGGGATGACAAGAAAGGGATTGTGGATCAGTCACAACAAGCGTACCAAGAAGCTTTTGAAATCAGCAAAAAGGAAATGCAACCAACACATCCTATCAGACTGGGTCTGGcccttaacttctctgtgttctATTATGAGATTCTGAACTCCCCAGAGAAAGCCTGCTCTCTTGCAAAGACAGCTTTTGATGAAGCCATTGCTGAACTTGATACATTAAGTGAAGAGTCATACAAAGACAGCACGCTAATAATGCAATTACTGAGGGACAACCTGACACTGTGGACATCAGATACCCAAGTAGAcgaaggtgaagcaggagaaggAGTGGAAAATTAA